One stretch of Streptomyces sp. 135 DNA includes these proteins:
- a CDS encoding ABC transporter ATP-binding protein, which produces MATDVHRPMTSADATAPIPAPADAAIPAPVSAVRVDGLTRSFDGRAVIDDLHLDVRPGEFVALLGRSGCGKSTLLRILAGLDRDIEGTVLVPRRKAVAFQAPRLMPWKRVWRNVLLGLPGKPGRDVAEQALAEVGLKHRVGAWPKTLSGGEAQRASLARALVREPDLLLLDEPFGALDALTRIKAQRLVDELWQRRGCAVLLVTHDVEEAVLLADRVLVMDAGVIAYERRIDLERPRGISDPRFAELREELLRRLGVEAPAESATA; this is translated from the coding sequence GACCGACGTTCACCGGCCGATGACCTCCGCCGACGCCACCGCTCCGATCCCCGCGCCCGCCGACGCCGCCATCCCGGCCCCCGTGTCCGCCGTACGTGTCGACGGGCTCACCCGCTCCTTCGACGGGCGCGCCGTCATCGACGACCTCCACCTCGACGTCCGGCCGGGCGAGTTCGTGGCGCTCCTCGGACGCAGCGGCTGCGGCAAGTCGACGCTGCTGCGCATCCTCGCGGGGCTCGACCGCGACATCGAGGGCACCGTCCTCGTGCCGCGCCGCAAGGCCGTGGCGTTCCAGGCGCCCCGTCTCATGCCGTGGAAGCGGGTGTGGCGCAATGTGCTGCTCGGGCTGCCGGGCAAGCCGGGGCGCGACGTCGCCGAGCAGGCGCTGGCGGAGGTGGGCCTGAAGCACCGCGTCGGCGCTTGGCCCAAGACCCTCTCCGGCGGGGAGGCCCAGCGCGCCTCCCTGGCCCGGGCGCTGGTACGGGAGCCCGACCTGCTCCTGCTCGACGAGCCGTTCGGCGCGCTCGACGCCCTCACCCGCATCAAGGCACAGCGGCTCGTCGACGAGCTGTGGCAGCGGCGCGGCTGCGCGGTCCTGCTCGTCACGCACGACGTGGAGGAAGCGGTGCTCCTCGCCGACCGGGTCCTCGTGATGGACGCCGGCGTCATCGCGTACGAGAGGCGGATCGACCTGGAGCGGCCGCGCGGCATCTCCGACCCGCGCTTCGCCGAACTGCGCGAGGAGCTGCTCCGCCGCCTCGGCGTGGAGGCGCCCGCCGAG